One stretch of Hoeflea sp. 108 DNA includes these proteins:
- a CDS encoding site-specific integrase, which yields MSGNAILVDKHDSDGTPDEDLPDIIDVVMAMGQHMEAVAEPEAVHGVAPSPALPLVGPASSGRLPAQLDALAERARAYVEAASSQNTRRAYAADWKHFGNWLDRQGFTPLPPDPELVGLYITACASGSASARSTAAEATGHKDAVSTIERRLSSLTWNYAQRGLALDRKHRAIATVMTGIRNAHAQPPRQKEAILPEDLIAMLETLDRASLRGLRDRAMLLVGFAGALRRSEIVGLDCGRDQTEDGRGWIEFFPNKGLLVTLRGKTGWREVEIGRGSSDATCPVIALGTWLEFARIAHGPLFRRVTGQGKKVGPDRLNDQEVARLVKRAALAAGVRGDLTEVERGKLFAGHSLRAGLASSAEIEERYVQKQLGHASAEMTRKYQRRRDRFRVNLTKASGL from the coding sequence ATGTCTGGAAACGCCATTTTGGTCGACAAGCACGATTCCGACGGCACTCCTGACGAAGATTTGCCCGATATCATCGACGTCGTGATGGCGATGGGGCAGCACATGGAAGCTGTGGCGGAGCCAGAAGCCGTGCATGGCGTGGCTCCCTCCCCTGCTCTGCCGCTCGTCGGGCCTGCTTCGTCCGGCCGGCTTCCGGCTCAGCTCGATGCGCTCGCCGAGCGCGCCCGCGCCTATGTCGAGGCGGCGAGTTCGCAAAACACCCGCCGCGCCTATGCCGCCGACTGGAAGCATTTTGGCAACTGGCTCGACCGCCAGGGTTTTACCCCGCTGCCGCCTGATCCCGAATTGGTGGGGCTCTACATCACAGCCTGTGCATCAGGTTCAGCCAGTGCCAGAAGCACCGCCGCAGAGGCCACGGGCCACAAGGATGCCGTCTCGACCATCGAACGCCGCCTGTCATCGCTTACTTGGAACTATGCCCAACGCGGCCTTGCGCTCGACAGGAAGCATCGCGCCATCGCCACCGTCATGACCGGCATCCGCAACGCCCATGCCCAGCCGCCCCGGCAGAAGGAAGCGATCCTGCCCGAGGACCTGATCGCCATGCTGGAAACGCTGGATCGAGCCAGCCTGCGCGGCCTGCGCGATCGCGCTATGCTGCTGGTCGGCTTCGCAGGTGCCCTGCGCCGCTCCGAGATCGTCGGCCTCGATTGCGGCCGCGATCAGACAGAGGACGGCCGCGGCTGGATAGAATTCTTTCCCAACAAGGGCTTGCTGGTGACCTTGAGAGGCAAGACCGGCTGGCGAGAGGTCGAGATCGGCCGCGGTTCGTCCGACGCCACCTGCCCTGTCATTGCGCTGGGCACGTGGTTGGAGTTCGCCCGCATCGCCCATGGTCCGCTGTTCCGCCGTGTGACGGGACAGGGCAAGAAGGTCGGCCCCGACAGGCTCAACGACCAGGAGGTCGCCCGTCTGGTCAAGCGCGCGGCCCTTGCCGCCGGCGTGCGCGGCGACCTCACGGAGGTCGAACGCGGCAAGCTGTTTGCCGGCCATTCGCTGCGGGCTGGCCTCGCCTCGTCGGCCGAGATTGAAGAGCGTTACGTACAGAAACAGCTCGGCCACGCCAGCGCCGAAATGACCCGCAAATACCAGCGCCGCCGCGACCGTTTCCGTGTCAACCTGACCAAGGCAAGCGGGCTCTAG
- a CDS encoding ATP-binding protein — MITRRITPEVLELLDSSPAVALLGPRQVGKTTLALEIAETRPSIYLDLESDADRTKLTEPELYLAGHEDKLVILDEVHRLPGLFQNLRGLIDRGRRSGLRTGRFLLLGSASIDLMKQSSETLAGRIAYLEMHPLDGLEVPPQDISTLWVRGGFPESFLAANDRASLRWRQDFIRSYLERDIPMLGPRIPAETLRRFWTMLAHHQSGLLNAAEFARALGIDGKTVASYLDLLVDLLLVRRLEPWHANVSKRLVKSPKVYVRDSGLTHSLLGLGTQEQLLGHPVAGGSWEGFVIETLSAAAPSGTQMNFYRTSAGAEIDVLLTLPGAAVWAIEIKRSLSPKVEKGFHMASEDIKPDRRILIYPGTETFPLPHDVEAMPLTAAAAELSKLH, encoded by the coding sequence ATGATTACGCGCAGAATTACCCCTGAAGTCCTCGAATTGCTCGACAGCTCGCCTGCCGTGGCCTTGCTGGGCCCGCGCCAAGTCGGCAAGACCACGCTTGCGCTGGAGATCGCCGAGACACGGCCCTCGATCTACCTTGATCTCGAATCCGATGCCGATCGCACCAAATTGACCGAGCCCGAGCTCTACCTTGCCGGCCATGAAGACAAGCTCGTCATCCTCGACGAAGTCCACCGCCTTCCCGGCCTGTTCCAGAACCTGCGCGGGCTGATCGACCGTGGCCGGCGCAGCGGATTGCGCACGGGGCGCTTTCTTTTGCTCGGCTCGGCCTCCATCGACCTGATGAAGCAATCGAGCGAAACGCTTGCCGGGCGCATCGCCTATCTAGAGATGCACCCGCTCGACGGCCTCGAAGTTCCGCCCCAGGATATCTCGACGCTCTGGGTTCGCGGCGGCTTTCCCGAGAGCTTTCTCGCCGCCAACGATCGCGCCAGCCTGCGTTGGCGACAGGATTTCATCCGCTCCTACCTTGAGCGCGACATCCCGATGCTCGGCCCGCGTATTCCGGCCGAAACCCTGCGCCGCTTCTGGACCATGCTCGCCCACCACCAGTCCGGCCTGCTCAATGCAGCCGAATTCGCCCGCGCGCTCGGCATCGACGGCAAGACGGTCGCGTCCTATCTCGACCTCCTCGTCGACCTGCTGCTTGTCCGCCGCCTCGAGCCCTGGCACGCCAATGTTTCCAAGCGCCTGGTCAAGTCGCCCAAGGTCTATGTGCGCGACAGCGGCCTCACCCATTCGCTTCTCGGGCTCGGAACGCAAGAACAGCTCCTCGGCCATCCCGTCGCCGGCGGCAGCTGGGAAGGCTTTGTCATCGAAACCCTGTCGGCCGCCGCCCCTTCAGGCACGCAGATGAACTTCTATCGGACCTCGGCCGGGGCCGAAATCGACGTCCTGCTTACCCTGCCGGGCGCCGCCGTCTGGGCCATCGAGATCAAGCGCAGCCTGTCGCCCAAAGTCGAGAAAGGTTTTCACATGGCGAGCGAAGACATCAAGCCCGACCGCCGCATCCTCATCTACCCGGGCACGGAAACATTTCCTTTGCCCCACGATGTAGAGGCCATGCCGCTGACGGCGGCTGCGGCGGAGCTGTCAAAGCTCCACTGA
- a CDS encoding TniQ family protein → MITAPTLTRLPVVPRPEKDERLSSWMHRLARLYAMPIDAFLEHCGLSGRRIGELEWRLGAGEGALLARRTGISLDALRALTFAGIGPHARLMIATSNRYVCPHCRAGVNRKTAALPWNLWCGEHQMRFRFKGGGSLQTLMSKPQLMALDRYARASALRMADWTRGRDEGAPSIEALLDFLTTRHRKPSPPSLDEQPVLSLEARRANHAFLTRPIARQALLVIVPEYDRVAPILAKPVPRGLFALAHGSLLQNYALAVGLGRLSADPAGYAAAVLLASDPEGEERLRETLRAWPLKLRRRIYGRFRRLRDAQNDAHRDPFAGKRRPVSQFRFTQSHNHARGIS, encoded by the coding sequence GTGATCACCGCGCCGACATTGACGCGGTTGCCGGTCGTGCCGAGGCCGGAAAAGGACGAACGGTTGTCCTCGTGGATGCATCGGCTGGCGCGTCTCTACGCCATGCCGATCGACGCGTTTTTGGAGCACTGCGGCTTGAGCGGCCGCAGGATCGGCGAGCTGGAATGGCGGCTTGGGGCAGGGGAGGGGGCTTTGCTGGCCCGCCGCACCGGCATCAGTCTGGATGCCTTGCGGGCACTGACCTTTGCCGGGATCGGACCGCATGCACGGCTGATGATCGCGACCAGCAATCGCTATGTCTGCCCGCACTGTCGTGCGGGCGTTAACCGAAAGACGGCCGCGCTCCCCTGGAATTTGTGGTGCGGCGAGCATCAAATGCGGTTTCGCTTCAAGGGAGGCGGAAGTCTGCAGACCCTGATGTCAAAACCGCAATTGATGGCTCTCGACCGCTACGCGCGCGCCAGTGCGCTGCGGATGGCGGACTGGACACGGGGGAGGGATGAGGGAGCCCCGTCAATCGAGGCGCTGCTGGATTTCCTGACGACGCGGCATCGCAAACCTTCGCCGCCGTCGCTCGATGAACAGCCCGTTCTTTCGCTGGAGGCACGTCGGGCCAATCACGCGTTTCTGACGCGTCCGATCGCGCGCCAGGCGCTTCTGGTCATCGTGCCGGAGTATGATCGCGTTGCACCCATCCTGGCCAAGCCGGTTCCGCGTGGCCTGTTCGCGCTGGCGCACGGCTCTCTCCTGCAGAACTATGCGCTTGCCGTCGGCTTGGGGCGACTGTCCGCCGATCCGGCTGGTTACGCGGCAGCGGTGTTGCTGGCGAGCGACCCGGAAGGCGAGGAACGGTTGCGCGAAACATTGCGGGCGTGGCCGCTGAAGTTGCGCCGGCGTATCTACGGACGGTTCAGGCGGCTTCGCGACGCTCAGAATGACGCGCATCGCGACCCTTTTGCCGGAAAGAGGCGGCCAGTCTCACAATTCCGATTCACCCAGTCTCATAATCATGCTCGGGGAATCTCATAA
- a CDS encoding ABC transporter permease: protein MIRYILQRIAGMIVVMFIVVTVVFVIVRVTPGDPAAVMLGPDATPEDIADLRTRLGLDKSIFVQYFLYIGQLLKGDLGHSIFLNMPVSAALMERAEPTFFLTVFSLFVACVIALPVGIYAAYRRGSFIDQASTLLAMLAASIPSFWLGLILMQVFAVRQQWFPVSGYGGPDAAFLDRMYHLTLPAAALGLVSSALILRFTRASMLDVLGDDYIRTARAKGVVERRVVLKHALKNALIPILTVIGLTAAVLISGAVVTETVFGLPGVGNLVVSAVLRRDYPVIQGALLVIAGLYVLINFAIDMLYLLVDPRVRY from the coding sequence ATGATACGCTATATCCTTCAGCGCATCGCCGGAATGATTGTCGTGATGTTCATCGTCGTGACCGTCGTTTTCGTGATCGTGCGCGTCACGCCAGGCGACCCCGCCGCCGTCATGCTGGGGCCCGATGCCACGCCTGAGGACATAGCGGACCTCAGAACGCGCCTCGGCCTCGATAAGTCGATTTTCGTCCAGTATTTTCTCTATATCGGCCAATTGCTGAAGGGCGATCTCGGTCACTCGATCTTCCTCAACATGCCGGTTTCGGCAGCCTTGATGGAAAGGGCGGAGCCGACCTTCTTCCTCACCGTCTTTTCGCTGTTCGTCGCCTGCGTTATCGCCCTGCCCGTCGGCATCTATGCTGCCTATCGGCGCGGGTCGTTCATCGACCAGGCATCGACGCTGCTTGCCATGCTGGCCGCCAGCATCCCGAGCTTCTGGCTGGGGCTGATCCTGATGCAGGTATTCGCGGTACGGCAGCAGTGGTTCCCCGTGTCAGGTTATGGCGGGCCGGATGCGGCGTTCCTCGACAGGATGTACCATCTCACCTTGCCGGCCGCCGCACTCGGTCTGGTGTCGTCGGCGCTGATCCTGCGCTTCACCCGCGCTTCGATGCTGGATGTCCTCGGTGACGACTACATTCGTACCGCGCGCGCCAAGGGCGTGGTCGAGCGGCGGGTGGTGCTGAAGCACGCGCTCAAGAACGCGCTGATCCCGATCCTGACGGTGATCGGCCTGACGGCCGCCGTGCTGATCTCGGGCGCGGTCGTCACCGAAACGGTCTTCGGCCTGCCCGGCGTCGGCAACCTGGTGGTCTCGGCGGTGCTGAGGCGCGACTACCCTGTCATCCAGGGCGCGCTGCTGGTCATCGCCGGCCTCTATGTCCTCATCAACTTCGCCATCGACATGCTCTATCTGCTGGTCGATCCAAGGGTGCGCTACTGA
- a CDS encoding TniB family NTP-binding protein — protein sequence MTEDFEHLFPASRQVAALSAEERIRRIRADRWINYPRAEQALQKLEELIVFPQRARMPNLLIVGASGMGKTMIVEKFSRDHPSSFDAVTGCMHMPVIVVQMVSGPDEARFYKRLLAAIGAPEPPRATLSVLENLTLRLLSEIRPGLLVIDEVHSLQAGSVREQTRFLNMLRFLGNELRISLVCVGTQQARNALRTDDQLVRRFEAFALPPWQNDADFGGLIGSLQRTLPLRRPSEISEPMLKRLVETTGGITAGIFSLMGMLAAAAIESGEERIVAHDVADKRNILALLGEPV from the coding sequence ATGACTGAGGATTTCGAGCATCTGTTTCCCGCCAGCCGACAGGTCGCCGCGCTCAGCGCAGAGGAACGCATCCGCAGGATCCGCGCCGACCGCTGGATCAACTATCCGCGCGCCGAACAGGCGCTGCAAAAACTCGAGGAGCTGATCGTCTTCCCGCAGCGCGCCCGCATGCCTAATCTGCTCATTGTCGGCGCCAGCGGCATGGGCAAGACCATGATCGTGGAAAAGTTCTCGCGAGATCATCCCTCCAGTTTCGACGCGGTGACCGGATGCATGCACATGCCGGTGATCGTCGTGCAGATGGTGTCGGGGCCCGACGAGGCGCGGTTCTACAAGCGGTTGCTGGCGGCGATCGGCGCGCCCGAACCGCCGCGCGCAACGCTGTCAGTCCTGGAAAACCTGACCTTGCGCCTGCTTTCAGAAATCCGCCCCGGGCTGCTGGTCATCGACGAGGTGCACAGCCTGCAGGCCGGCTCGGTGCGCGAGCAGACGCGGTTTTTGAACATGCTGCGCTTTCTCGGCAACGAGCTCAGGATTTCGCTCGTCTGCGTCGGCACCCAGCAGGCGCGCAACGCGCTGCGCACCGACGATCAGCTGGTGCGCCGTTTCGAAGCCTTCGCGCTGCCGCCCTGGCAGAACGACGCGGATTTTGGCGGCCTGATCGGCAGCCTGCAGCGTACCTTGCCGCTGCGCCGGCCGAGCGAGATTTCTGAGCCGATGCTGAAGCGCTTGGTCGAGACGACCGGCGGCATCACCGCCGGGATCTTCTCGCTGATGGGCATGCTCGCCGCTGCCGCGATCGAAAGCGGCGAAGAGCGGATCGTCGCCCATGATGTCGCCGACAAGCGCAACATTCTTGCACTGCTGGGAGAACCGGTGTGA
- a CDS encoding Mu transposase C-terminal domain-containing protein — MDHDDADPERWAEARRRAEILSKMPSRPGDVDVGDAMAALGISRATLFRWLKQFRKDDRTSALLPRRRGPDAGMQPLEPTVLAIVEKHFQKLYATRRKPTRTRFQREVAADCRMAGLQPPSIRRLGRWLAMHDQADLLRRREGAKRSEPVFLATPGGLEATAPLHIVQIDHTKVDVTVVDPVTRLPIGRPTLTLAIDVNTRMVMGYYLSLEAPSLTVVALCLTHTVMDKTGWLASRGIAADWAAHGIPRTIHVDNGAEFHARAFERACAEHRIDLTYRPPGTPRFGGHIERLIGTMMGAVHLIPGSHFSNIRERGDLNPEAEAVMTLRELETYLALEIVGSYHARIHKTLDLPPATAWRTRIVEDTVRMPSDPRQFLIDFLPFEERTLQRDGLHLFHIRYWSDELRWLMGPNPRRLPIKYDPRDLSCVFVATGEAYLDVRPADRTRPAIALWEHQAARRALRAEGRKALDEDLIFSTILAQRALVDEATRTTKAMRRDLARREHLTATMIDITPEIAPIGDDRPLQLPYFAVEEWDD; from the coding sequence GTGGATCATGACGACGCCGATCCCGAGAGATGGGCCGAAGCCCGGCGGCGGGCGGAGATCCTGTCGAAAATGCCGTCGCGACCAGGCGACGTGGATGTCGGCGATGCGATGGCTGCGCTCGGGATCAGCCGGGCAACGCTGTTTCGCTGGCTGAAGCAGTTCCGCAAGGATGACCGCACAAGCGCGCTGTTGCCGCGTCGACGCGGCCCGGATGCGGGCATGCAGCCGCTGGAGCCGACAGTGCTCGCCATTGTCGAAAAGCATTTCCAGAAACTCTATGCCACTCGGCGAAAGCCCACACGGACGCGCTTTCAGCGCGAGGTGGCGGCGGATTGCCGAATGGCGGGATTGCAACCGCCCTCCATTCGCCGGCTCGGGCGCTGGCTTGCCATGCATGATCAGGCTGACCTCCTGCGTCGCCGCGAAGGTGCCAAAAGATCCGAGCCGGTTTTCCTGGCGACGCCGGGCGGACTGGAGGCCACAGCACCGCTCCACATCGTGCAGATCGACCACACCAAGGTCGACGTCACCGTGGTCGATCCGGTGACGCGGTTGCCGATCGGCAGGCCGACGCTGACGCTGGCCATCGACGTCAACACTCGGATGGTCATGGGGTACTATCTGTCGCTGGAAGCGCCGTCTCTCACGGTCGTGGCGCTGTGCCTGACCCATACGGTGATGGACAAGACTGGCTGGCTGGCTTCGCGCGGCATCGCGGCCGACTGGGCCGCGCATGGCATTCCCAGGACCATTCATGTCGACAACGGCGCCGAATTCCATGCGCGGGCCTTCGAGCGCGCCTGCGCCGAGCACCGCATCGACCTAACCTACCGCCCACCCGGCACGCCGCGCTTCGGCGGCCATATCGAACGGTTGATCGGCACGATGATGGGGGCGGTGCATCTCATTCCCGGCTCGCATTTCTCCAACATTCGCGAACGCGGCGATCTCAACCCGGAAGCCGAGGCGGTGATGACGCTGCGCGAACTTGAAACCTACCTCGCGCTGGAAATCGTTGGGTCCTACCATGCACGCATCCACAAGACCCTCGATCTGCCGCCGGCAACGGCCTGGCGAACCCGGATCGTCGAGGACACGGTGCGGATGCCGTCCGATCCACGGCAATTCCTGATCGATTTCCTGCCGTTCGAGGAGCGCACGCTGCAGCGCGACGGGCTGCATCTGTTCCATATCCGCTACTGGTCGGATGAGTTGCGCTGGCTAATGGGCCCAAATCCGCGGCGATTGCCCATCAAATATGATCCACGCGACCTGTCTTGCGTGTTCGTGGCGACAGGGGAGGCGTATCTGGATGTGCGGCCAGCCGACCGCACCCGTCCGGCGATCGCCTTGTGGGAGCACCAGGCGGCGCGTCGTGCGTTGCGGGCAGAAGGGCGCAAGGCCCTCGACGAGGATCTCATTTTTTCTACGATCCTCGCCCAGCGCGCTCTGGTCGACGAAGCGACGCGCACGACCAAGGCGATGCGAAGGGATCTTGCACGGCGCGAGCACCTTACCGCGACGATGATCGACATCACGCCGGAGATCGCCCCGATCGGCGACGACAGACCCCTGCAGCTACCCTATTTCGCGGTGGAGGAATGGGATGACTGA
- a CDS encoding ABC transporter permease translates to MTDLVNSASLPAPEPRFLFLRRLLRRKTVAFGVIVLAVFVLLALLAPWIAPYSPSKLSIVNRLKPPSELFWFGTDEFGRDIFSRTIYAGRLSLLVGAAVVTLSALIGVTLGLLAGFFRSLDTPIARLIDAMMAFPDILLAIALVAALGPSLVTVIVALSIVYAPRLARIVRASTLVIRELPYVEAAKSMGISTFHIMTRHVLRNLVSPILVQGTFLFASAMLAEAGLSFLGLGVSPEIPTWGTMIAAGRQYIGQADWMTYFPGFAIILSVLSLQLVGDGLRDMLDPRLRKDM, encoded by the coding sequence ATGACCGATCTCGTCAATTCAGCATCCTTGCCGGCGCCCGAGCCGCGATTCCTGTTCCTGCGGCGACTGTTGAGGCGCAAGACCGTTGCCTTCGGCGTCATCGTGCTGGCGGTGTTTGTCCTGCTCGCCCTGCTTGCGCCGTGGATCGCGCCTTACTCACCGTCCAAGCTTTCTATCGTCAATCGCCTGAAGCCGCCGAGCGAGCTGTTCTGGTTCGGCACCGATGAATTCGGCCGCGATATCTTCTCGCGTACCATCTATGCGGGTCGCCTGTCGTTGTTGGTCGGCGCTGCCGTGGTCACGCTGTCGGCGCTGATCGGAGTGACGCTCGGCCTGCTGGCCGGGTTCTTCCGCTCGCTGGACACGCCGATCGCACGGCTCATCGATGCGATGATGGCATTCCCCGACATCTTGCTCGCCATCGCACTGGTTGCGGCTCTCGGCCCGTCGCTGGTCACGGTGATCGTGGCGTTGTCGATCGTTTATGCGCCGCGACTGGCGCGTATCGTAAGGGCCTCGACGCTGGTCATCCGCGAACTGCCTTATGTCGAGGCGGCGAAGTCGATGGGCATCTCGACCTTCCACATCATGACGCGCCATGTGCTGCGCAACCTGGTCTCGCCGATCCTGGTGCAGGGCACATTCCTCTTTGCCAGCGCCATGCTGGCCGAGGCCGGCCTGTCGTTTTTGGGGCTGGGCGTCAGCCCTGAGATTCCGACCTGGGGGACCATGATTGCCGCCGGGCGCCAATATATCGGGCAGGCCGATTGGATGACCTACTTTCCCGGCTTCGCGATCATTCTCTCGGTCCTGTCGCTGCAACTGGTTGGCGACGGCCTGAGGGACATGCTCGACCCGAGACTGCGAAAGGACATGTAA
- a CDS encoding ABC transporter substrate-binding protein, which translates to MKLKLASLAATLLLASPGYLMAQEKGGVINVATIGEPPTLDPMTSTADLVGIVTQHMFETLYTFDKKWTVTPLLAEALPEVAADGKTMTIKLRQGIKFHDGTDMDSADVVASLNRWVKLASRGKQAGNFIASITATDPSTVTIALKQPYAPLASLLAFNNSAAIVIPSEKQADTMAEFVGTGPYMLKERKADQYIQLVRYDGYKARSEASDGYGGARHAYLDEIRFVPVPDANTRVESAVSGQYDYVDALPVESFDKLKGASATQPLLLRPFGYPVFVFNTAEGSAKNVEVRKAIRQALSMEDMLAAAFGSTDFYALEGNIYPSTFAWSTDAGVEGNYNVANPEGAKAAAAAAGYKGEPVRILTSRQYEFHYKMAQVAAEYLKLAGFNVDLQVVDWATLTQRRAEKGLWDIYITHSPFLPEPALIGSLSTTAPGWWDTPERKAAVDSFTAEVDPAKRVALWADVQKVIYGDVPFIKIGNFNAVGSISNKLEGVDPAPWPYFWNASIKK; encoded by the coding sequence ATGAAGCTGAAACTTGCATCCTTGGCTGCCACGCTTTTGCTGGCCTCGCCGGGCTATCTGATGGCTCAGGAAAAGGGTGGCGTGATCAACGTCGCCACCATCGGTGAGCCGCCGACCCTTGACCCGATGACGTCGACTGCCGACCTGGTTGGCATCGTCACGCAGCACATGTTCGAGACGCTTTATACTTTCGACAAGAAGTGGACCGTGACGCCGCTTCTGGCCGAGGCGCTGCCGGAGGTCGCCGCCGACGGCAAGACCATGACCATCAAGCTGCGCCAGGGCATCAAGTTCCATGACGGCACCGACATGGATTCGGCCGACGTCGTTGCCTCACTGAACCGCTGGGTCAAGCTCGCCTCGCGCGGCAAGCAGGCCGGCAATTTCATTGCCTCGATCACGGCCACCGATCCGTCGACCGTGACCATCGCGCTCAAGCAGCCCTATGCGCCTCTGGCCTCGCTGCTCGCCTTCAACAACTCGGCGGCCATCGTCATCCCGTCCGAGAAGCAGGCCGACACGATGGCCGAGTTCGTCGGCACCGGTCCTTACATGCTGAAGGAGCGCAAGGCCGACCAGTATATCCAGCTCGTGCGCTACGATGGCTACAAGGCGCGTTCGGAGGCCAGTGACGGTTATGGCGGCGCGCGCCATGCCTATCTCGACGAAATCCGCTTCGTTCCGGTGCCGGACGCCAACACCCGCGTCGAGTCCGCCGTTTCGGGTCAGTACGACTATGTCGACGCCTTGCCGGTGGAATCATTCGACAAGCTGAAGGGCGCATCCGCGACGCAGCCGTTGCTGCTCAGGCCGTTCGGTTATCCGGTGTTCGTGTTCAACACTGCCGAAGGCTCGGCGAAGAATGTCGAGGTGCGCAAGGCGATCCGCCAGGCGCTCAGCATGGAAGACATGTTGGCGGCTGCCTTCGGCAGCACCGACTTCTATGCGCTCGAGGGCAACATTTATCCGTCGACCTTCGCCTGGAGCACCGACGCCGGCGTCGAGGGCAATTACAATGTCGCCAATCCGGAAGGCGCCAAGGCTGCAGCAGCGGCTGCGGGCTATAAGGGTGAGCCGGTTCGCATCCTGACCAGCCGCCAGTACGAGTTCCACTACAAGATGGCGCAGGTCGCCGCCGAGTATCTCAAGCTGGCCGGCTTCAATGTCGACCTGCAGGTGGTGGACTGGGCGACGCTGACCCAGCGCCGCGCCGAGAAGGGCCTGTGGGACATCTACATCACCCACAGCCCGTTTCTGCCGGAACCGGCGCTGATCGGTTCGCTGTCGACCACCGCGCCGGGTTGGTGGGACACACCGGAGCGCAAGGCTGCGGTCGATTCTTTCACGGCCGAGGTCGACCCCGCCAAGCGCGTGGCGCTTTGGGCTGACGTGCAGAAGGTCATCTACGGCGACGTCCCCTTCATCAAGATCGGCAACTTCAACGCCGTCGGCTCGATCTCCAACAAGCTCGAAGGCGTGGATCCCGCTCCGTGGCCTTACTTCTGGAATGCTTCGATCAAGAAGTAA
- a CDS encoding DNA-binding transcriptional regulator: protein MATKPRFKSDAFEAIHSSANAMYKVGTIDKATMRSFDESCLTTPNLEPDEIKTLRESHHVSQPVFARYLNTSESTVQKWETGAKRPSGMALKLLAIVRKHGLQILQ from the coding sequence ATGGCAACTAAACCGAGGTTCAAGAGCGATGCCTTCGAGGCTATCCATAGCTCGGCCAACGCAATGTACAAAGTCGGAACGATCGACAAGGCGACGATGCGCAGTTTTGACGAAAGCTGTCTGACGACGCCGAACCTCGAACCCGATGAGATCAAGACGCTGCGCGAGAGCCACCACGTAAGCCAGCCGGTGTTCGCGCGCTATTTGAACACGTCGGAATCGACGGTGCAGAAGTGGGAAACCGGCGCCAAGCGGCCGAGCGGCATGGCCCTGAAGCTGCTGGCCATTGTCCGGAAGCACGGGTTGCAGATCCTGCAATAG